Genomic segment of Truepera radiovictrix DSM 17093:
GACGGACCCCCGCGCAGGTCGCCATCAACTGGCTTTTGCAGCGACCCGGCGTGACCGCACCTATCATCGGCGCGCGCACCATGGAGCAGCTCGAGGCGAATCTGGGCGCCGTGGGGTGGCGCCTAAGCCCGGAGCAGATGGCGCGGCTCGACGCGGCGAGCGCGGTGACGCCCCCCTACCCGTACGACGTTATCGCGGGGGCGCAGGCGCGGCGGTAGGCGACGCGTAGCGCGTAGGTGCGCCCCCTCAAGCGTACACGGTGCTCCGCTGCCGCCTCGAAGCGCTTCGCACCGCCTGCACCCCCCCTAGAACCGGCGCGGACGCTACAGGTTGCGTCTGCGCCGGCCTCTTTCACGAGAGCGGTGAACGAAGGGTAGCGCAAACGCTCTCGGTTCACGCGGGGGTCTACGAAACCCGTTCCTCGGTACGCTCACGTAAGCGGGTGACGTAAGCGACGTAGGCGGCTCGAGCCGCTCGGTTGTGAGCCCTAACGACCGTCTCGACTTGGTCGGGATCGCGGCTGCGGAGCGCTTGGAACATCCTCCAGTGCTCCCGCTGCGACGCTTCGCGGCGGCGCAAAAAGACGTCTTTGAGGTAGAGGCGGCGCAGCCTATCCCAGTGGTCAAGCACTTTACCGATCAGCGGCCCCGTCAAACGGGTGCCCGCGCGGTCGCAGATAAACCGGTGAAGGCGGACGTTTTTCTCGGCGAAACTGTCGATGTCGCACCCTTCATCGTCCATGTCGTGCAGGAGCGCTTCCATCTCGACAAAGTCGGCGTCGGTAAAGTTCTGACAGGCGGCTCTGCCGCTAATCACCTCGAGCGCTTCGAGCAGGTCGAAGATCTCCACGATGGAGTCGAGCCGGACCTCGGCGACCCTCGCCCCGACATAGGGCTGTATCTCGACGTAGCCGTCGGCTTTCAGCTGCTGCAAAGCCTCCCGCACGGGGATGGGGCTCACACCGAACTCGGCGGCGAGGTCGTCGATGATTAGACGCGTGCCCGGCTGCCGCTCCCCCTCGAGGATGCTAGCGCGCAGCGTTTCGTAGACGACGTCTTTTTTACTCTTAAAGGCCGCTCTGGGCTTTACCGAACGCGTCACGCTTCTCATCATAAGGTCTTTTGCCCCCGCGGATTGCGCGCCACCGCTCGAACCCTCCCCTTCGCCTAGAGAACTACCTAGAAGACGTGTTCGGCAAAACGCGCTTTCGTCAAGGCGAGCACCTCGTCCCCCGGCAGATCCCAAAGGTCGCGGTTAAAGATCTCGACCTCGATGGGTCCCGTGTACCCCGCCTCGTCGACCGCCCGCCTCAGGCGCCTCAGCTCGATCACCCCGTCCCCCATCATGCCCCGGCCCATGAGGACGTCGGGGGGCGGGGCCAACCAGTCGTTGACGTGGAACCCCAGGGTGTAGGGGGCCGCGCGCGCGATCTCCCGGTAGACCTGCGGATCCCACCAGACGTGATAGACGTCGATGACGACGCCTACCTGCTGCGCTCCCAAGCTTTCGGCCCCTAAGCTTTCGGCAAGGTCGTTGGCTTGGCCCAAACTCACGATCACGGAGCGGTCCCCCGCAAACATCGGGTGCAGCGGTTCGATGCCGAGCTTGACGCCGTGCTCCGCCGCGAAGGGGATCAGCTCGGCGATGCCGTCGGCGACCATCTGCCGCGCTGAGGCGAGGTCCCGCCCCCCACCCTCCGGCAGCCCCCCACAGACCAGTACCAGAATGTCGGTACCGAGCGCGGCGGCCTCCTCGATGGCGCGCCGGTTCTCATCTAGGTTGGCCCGTCGCCCCGCCGCGGTCGCAGCGGGGAAAAACCCCCCTCGACAGAGGCTCGAGACGCTGAGCCCCAGCTCGCGAACGAGCTCCGCGCTCGCCTTCAGGCCGTACGCGGCCACCTTCTCACGCCACAGGCCGATGGCCGCGACGCCTGCTCGCGCGCAGCCCTCCGCCGCCTCCTTAACTCCCCAGCGCTGCGTCGTCGCTTGATTGAGGCTGAGCCGCGCGAGACCGGCGTTCACGAAACCCCCGCTAGCGCCAAAAAGGTGCGCATGCGCGCGCTCGCCTCTTCGGGGTCGCGCAGGAGCCCCGCCTTGTCGGCGAGCACGAAGAGTTCGCAGAGGTGGAGAACGGAGCGAGCGTTCTCCAACCCACCCACCATGCGGAAGTGCGTCTGGTGCCCGTTGAGGTAGGCTAAAAAGACGATACCCGTCTTGTAGTAGTAAGTTGGCGACCCGAAGATGTGTCTGGACAGCGGCACGGTTGGTGCGAGGAGCCGCCAATAGCGCTCGTGGTCGCCCGCGTCGAGCGCCCCAATCGCCGCTGAGGCCGCCGGCGCGACCGCGTCGAAGATACCCAAGAGGGCGTGGCTATAGCCCTCTTCGTCCCCGAAGATCAGCTCGTCGTAGTGAAAGTCGTCGCCGCTATACATCTTGACGTCCGCGGGCAGGCGGCGGCGCAGCGCGACCTCGCGCTCTTTGCTGAGCAAGGACAGCTTGACGCCGTCAATTTTGGCGGCGTGGTGCTGGATTAGGTTCAAACAGATCTCGGTGGCCTCATCGAGGTCTGCCGATCCCCAGTACCCTCGCAGTGCTGGGTCGAACGCTTCCCCCAACCAGTGCAGCACCACGGGACCTTTAAGCTGCGATAGGACGCGGTCGTAGACCCGCAGGTAGTCGTCCGCACATGTTGCGGCGGCAGCCAGGTGCCGACTGGCCATCAGCACGACGCCGCCACCTTGCGCCTCGATAGCACCGCCCTGCTCGAGGTAAGCGTCTTCAACCTCCGCTAACGAGACCTCGGCGCCCGGCGGGAGCTGGTCGGTGCCGGCCCCGCAGACGACCCTCGCACCCCGACCCCGTGCGTCGGCGAGCGTGTGCCGAATCAGCTCGCGGGTGGCTTTGTAGTCCAGCCCCATGCCGCGCTGAGCGGTGTCCATCGCTTCGGCCACCCCCAAGCCGAGGTCCCAGAGGTAGTGCCTAAAGGCCAGCGTGGCCCCCCAGTCAAGGTGGGTACCTGCGAGGTTGTCCGCCAAGGGATCGCAGACAACGTGCGCTGCAGCGTAGACCACGCGGCTCCTCAGCGGCGTTTTGGGCGCCTCGAAGCGCGCGGCCGGACCGGGGGTGTAGGCGAGCAGCCGCCCGTCCGCTTGGGGTAGGCGCAGCTGCTGGCTGAGGCGCGCCCCCGTCACGCGCCCAACTCCGGCACCTCGAGCCAGCGTCGCTCCGCCCACGACCGCAGCCCCAGCTCGGCGAGCTGCACACCTTTGGCGCCCGCCATAAAGTCCCACGGGAAGGGCTCACCGCACACCACATGTTTTAAAAACAGCTCCCACTGCGCCTTAAAGCCGTTGTCAAAGTCGGTGTTGTCGGGCACCTCCTGCCAGTCGCCATAGAAGTCGAAGGGGTTGGGCACGTCCGGGTTCCAGGTCGGTTTGGGCGTGGTCACGCGGTGCTGAACCTTGCAGGTGCGCAACCCCGCGACCGCGCTGCCATGGGTGCCGTCGACTTGGAGCCAGAGGAGTTCGTCGCGATAGACGCGCACGCACCACGACGAGTTGAGCTGCACGATGACGCCCCCCTCGAGCTCGAAGGTGCCGTAAGCGGCGTCGTCCGCCGTGGCCCGGTAGCGCCGCCCCGCCTCGTCGACGCGTTCGGGGAGGTGGGTCGCGCCGAGCGCGGAAACCGCCCTAATCCGGCCGAAGAGGTTTTCGAGCACGTACTGCCAGTGGCAGAACATGTCGATGATGATGCCGCCCCCCTCCTCTGCACGGTAGTTCCAGGAGGGGCGCTGCGCGCTCTGCCAGTCGCCTTCAAAGACCCAATAACCAAACTCGCCGCGCACCGAGAGGATGCGCCCGAAAAAACCTGCGTCGACGAGCCTTTTGAGCTTGAGCAGCCCCGGGAGAAACAGCTTGTCCTGCACCACGCCGTTTTTAACCCCCGCCGCCTGTGCCAAACGGGCGAGCTCGAGCGCTTCACCGGCGTCTGCAGCGATCGGTTTTTCGCAGTAGAGGTGCTTAGCAGCCGTGATCGCCTTGCGCACCGAAGCGGCGCGCTCGGAGGTCACTTGGGCGTCGAAGTAGACCTCGGCTGCCGGGTCGGCGAGGGCAGCGTCTAAGTCGGTCGACCATTCGCTCAGACCAAACTCCGCCGCAAGCGCCCTTAACTTAGGCTCGCTGCGGCCAATCAGGACCGGCTCCGGCCAGATCACGTCGCCACTGGGGAGCGGCACCCCCCCCTGCTCGCGGATGGCGAGGACCGAGCGGATGAGGTGTTGGTTGCGCCCCATGCGCCCCGTGACGCCGTTCATCAGAATTTTTACGACCCTCTGCGACATAGGCTCCTCCCAGCGTCTTGCAGCGTTACAGCGCTCTGAACATATCGCTTTTATATATTATATACAAACACTGCCCTCCCCTTTTGGGGATTTCGCGGCTACACCTCGGCGACCGTCTCCAAAAGTTCGGCGACGGGTTCGTAGACGACGAAGCCCAGGCCCGGCTCCGTCGGCAGAAGAAGCTGGTCGCCCTGTTGTGCAAAGGCGTCTCCCAAGCTGTCCGCCAAAAATTGAGGTCCATTGAGCGCACAAGGATAGGCGATCCCCGCCCAACTGTAGAGCTGCACCGCCGCCGCCAACGCGAAGTCGGGGTCGGTCAGCCCCGAACCGAGCACCATCAGCCCGCACTGCCAAAGCGCCTCGACGATCCCTTTCGAGGGCCACAAGCCGGCGTTGCGGGCGGGCTTGAGCGCTACCCCGTCGAGCATTTCCAGGGCGATAAACTCGCGCAGCTCGACCGGCGAGAGCACCCCTTCGTCCATCAGGATGGGCAGCGCCCCCTGCGCCTTGAGCCGCTGGTACCCCCGGAGCTGGGTCGGCGGCAGCGGCGACTCGAGGACGTCCACCCCGGCGTCGGCGAGTTTGGGCGCCAGCTTCAGGGCTTCCGCTTCGCTGTAGGCGGTGTTGGCGTCGGCCCACACAAAGCCGTCCGGCGAGGCCGTTCGGACGGTGCGGGCGAGTTCGAGGTCGTACGCCGCGCTCTGCGGCGCACCCACCTTGATGTTGAAGTTGCGGTAACCGCGCGCGCGACCCGCCTCGAGCTGCCTCTCGGCCGCCTCCAAGTCCGCCGAGGCCACCGTCCAACTCAGCGTTAGCGACGAGCGCTTCGCCCCCCCGAGAAGTTCCGCTGCGGAGACGCCGCGGCGTTTGCCGACCAGGTCGAAACACGCTAGGTCGAGCGCGGCTTTGCAGAGCGGTTGTCCGACCGAAAAGGCGGGGCGGATAGCCCGGTTCATGCGCGCGTGCACGTCTTCGAGGTCCTCGGGGTCCGCGCCGAGCAGCGCCTCGGCGAGGTAGAGGCGCAGGGTCGTCTCCACGGTTTCCGGGGTCTCGTAGCACCACGTCGGCATGGGGACGGCTTGCCCCCAACCCGAGAAGCCTTCGTCGTCGGTCAGGCGCACCAGCACCGAGGGCCGCCGGACGACCCCGTCGCGCCCAGGCTTGAGGAACTTAAAGCTTCCGGCGACGGCGTAGTCGTAGCGGCCGACGTCTACGCGCACGATGGCGCTCATAACCCCTCCTTGCGATCTTCTCGAGCCACCCAGCTCCCAAACGCCCACGCGTCAGGCGAGCAGGTCACGGCATCGGGTGCTTGGTGCCGTGACCTGCAAGCTAGCGCGGCGTGACCACGTTACGCCCCTCTAGCACCCAGGAGCACTACTCGAAAAACCACTGAAACGGATTCGCCGGCGCCGGGTTGGGGTAGAAGCCGCCGGTCTGCGGGATGCTGTCCGGGACGTTGCGCAGGTTGTTCCGCGCGATGCCGACCGCTAGGGGTCGAGTCGAGACGCCGATCACAGCAAAGCGGTCGGCGGCGATCTCGAGGATCTCTAACATCAGCTCGCTCTGCTCGTCTAAGTCGCCGGTAGCCCGGAGCTGCTCGTAGAGCTCCATCTGCCGCCGCTCGGGTTCCTCCGGTTCTTCGGCGATCTCGAGGGTAGGGTTGATATACCACGCAGCCCACGCCGGTGCCTGCGCTGAGGCCAGCTCAGAGGGGAAGTAGTAACGCGGCCGGATAAGCGCCTCTAGACCACCGCCGTCGCCGTCCCAGACGGACACGTCGACATCGTTCGCTTCGATGCGCTGCCACAACAGGCTGCGGTCGATAGGTCTCACTTGTAGATCGATCCCGACTGCCCGCCAGTGCTCCTGAATGACG
This window contains:
- a CDS encoding GntR family transcriptional regulator; this translates as MTRSVKPRAAFKSKKDVVYETLRASILEGERQPGTRLIIDDLAAEFGVSPIPVREALQQLKADGYVEIQPYVGARVAEVRLDSIVEIFDLLEALEVISGRAACQNFTDADFVEMEALLHDMDDEGCDIDSFAEKNVRLHRFICDRAGTRLTGPLIGKVLDHWDRLRRLYLKDVFLRRREASQREHWRMFQALRSRDPDQVETVVRAHNRAARAAYVAYVTRLRERTEERVS
- a CDS encoding sugar phosphate isomerase/epimerase family protein codes for the protein MNAGLARLSLNQATTQRWGVKEAAEGCARAGVAAIGLWREKVAAYGLKASAELVRELGLSVSSLCRGGFFPAATAAGRRANLDENRRAIEEAAALGTDILVLVCGGLPEGGGRDLASARQMVADGIAELIPFAAEHGVKLGIEPLHPMFAGDRSVIVSLGQANDLAESLGAESLGAQQVGVVIDVYHVWWDPQVYREIARAAPYTLGFHVNDWLAPPPDVLMGRGMMGDGVIELRRLRRAVDEAGYTGPIEVEIFNRDLWDLPGDEVLALTKARFAEHVF
- a CDS encoding dihydrodipicolinate synthase family protein; translation: MTGARLSQQLRLPQADGRLLAYTPGPAARFEAPKTPLRSRVVYAAAHVVCDPLADNLAGTHLDWGATLAFRHYLWDLGLGVAEAMDTAQRGMGLDYKATRELIRHTLADARGRGARVVCGAGTDQLPPGAEVSLAEVEDAYLEQGGAIEAQGGGVVLMASRHLAAAATCADDYLRVYDRVLSQLKGPVVLHWLGEAFDPALRGYWGSADLDEATEICLNLIQHHAAKIDGVKLSLLSKEREVALRRRLPADVKMYSGDDFHYDELIFGDEEGYSHALLGIFDAVAPAASAAIGALDAGDHERYWRLLAPTVPLSRHIFGSPTYYYKTGIVFLAYLNGHQTHFRMVGGLENARSVLHLCELFVLADKAGLLRDPEEASARMRTFLALAGVS
- a CDS encoding Gfo/Idh/MocA family protein, producing the protein MSQRVVKILMNGVTGRMGRNQHLIRSVLAIREQGGVPLPSGDVIWPEPVLIGRSEPKLRALAAEFGLSEWSTDLDAALADPAAEVYFDAQVTSERAASVRKAITAAKHLYCEKPIAADAGEALELARLAQAAGVKNGVVQDKLFLPGLLKLKRLVDAGFFGRILSVRGEFGYWVFEGDWQSAQRPSWNYRAEEGGGIIIDMFCHWQYVLENLFGRIRAVSALGATHLPERVDEAGRRYRATADDAAYGTFELEGGVIVQLNSSWCVRVYRDELLWLQVDGTHGSAVAGLRTCKVQHRVTTPKPTWNPDVPNPFDFYGDWQEVPDNTDFDNGFKAQWELFLKHVVCGEPFPWDFMAGAKGVQLAELGLRSWAERRWLEVPELGA
- a CDS encoding mandelate racemase/muconate lactonizing enzyme family protein — encoded protein: MSAIVRVDVGRYDYAVAGSFKFLKPGRDGVVRRPSVLVRLTDDEGFSGWGQAVPMPTWCYETPETVETTLRLYLAEALLGADPEDLEDVHARMNRAIRPAFSVGQPLCKAALDLACFDLVGKRRGVSAAELLGGAKRSSLTLSWTVASADLEAAERQLEAGRARGYRNFNIKVGAPQSAAYDLELARTVRTASPDGFVWADANTAYSEAEALKLAPKLADAGVDVLESPLPPTQLRGYQRLKAQGALPILMDEGVLSPVELREFIALEMLDGVALKPARNAGLWPSKGIVEALWQCGLMVLGSGLTDPDFALAAAVQLYSWAGIAYPCALNGPQFLADSLGDAFAQQGDQLLLPTEPGLGFVVYEPVAELLETVAEV